The Eremothecium gossypii ATCC 10895 chromosome VII, complete sequence nucleotide sequence TACCCGATACAGCAGCCCTTAACCTAGCAATCTTGGGAAAGCCGTTACCTGGCTACGACATTGTCCCCTTGCGAGAGTCAGACAATATTTCCAATAGAACCTTAGACACAGACGATAATTGTGAGAAGAAATGTCTTGCAATCCTTTATTCAGAGCTAAATGGTGGCGACCTTCCCCCGTTCAAAAAAGAGCTCGAGTTGAACGAGAAGGCTGAGATGGTTCACTGGTATGACTATGCTTTGTACAAATTATTTGGCATCGATAGGTGCGGCTATTTCACGTTAAAAGCTGAGAAAAGATGGTATCAGCTTCACCCGTGGGCGCTCTTAGATCAAGATACAGATGACTACAGTGTAGCCTTTGGCGTTGATGACGACAGTCTCAGCGAGGCAGACGACATGGATCTCGAAGAAGAGGAGTTCGAAGATTTCATGCAACGGTCTGACTTAAGTTCCATACTGTCGTTAGATCGCTACTTAAGCTAGCTGGCAATGTACATAGTTGGAGTGTTGCTTTTTGATCCTACATAAACCTTTGCAACTGCCAATCTGGAACAACCCCATTATTCTTGAACCGTTCCCGATTTACCTCCATTAGATCCAGTTCATTATGCATCAATGAGTGAAAGGTGTAAATACTCCCCCCCTGCCACACGCTCAGCGCCTCTAtcccgcgcgcgcagaCAAACTCTGTTTGTATTTCCACAATCAGGCGTTGGCGCAGGCCTGGCATCCGCGCCATGCTGCCTATTATTACGATATTTGGTAGCACGTTCCGTTTCACGTCCGCCGACAGGTTTCGGACAGCCCGCAACACAAGCGGCACCAATGCATATTCATCTGCGTCATATTCCACCGAAAGCCCTGCAGTCCCCAGAAATCTCTCGAATACGGCCGAAACATCGCCCCAAGGTATACTGTTCCCCTCATACCTGCCACCCTGCCCCACCTTCAAACTCCGCATCACCGCTTCTCCGCAGCCAGCAAAATGCTGCTCCAGTTCTGCCGCAAACCATCGCGCGCCAAGCTTCGACACACCCACGTCGCGATCCAGGATCCTCATGTCCACCACCGGCACCACCGCTGTCTGCTCCCACCCCACGTCCACAACCAGGGCATTCGAAACGCCCGCGGAGACGCAGGCCATGAGCACATCTGGTAGGAATACCACACTATTCACCCGTAGCCGATTCAGTAGCACTTGACACAGTCTCTTCTTCCGTGGGATATCTAATAGTATGTTCTCCAGCACCACTATCTTGAGTCGCTGTGGAGCGCACATGATTGTATCGTGCACCCACGACCGCATCAAGGTGAATACAGCGTTATCATCGTCCATCCAATTCGGCTCCATCTGTCGAACATCGATGGCGTCAACATCTCCCGCCCTTCCGCACAAGCAATGCCTATTTCCCAATTGCACGACCACGGGAACCTCCATATCATGCAATATCACACCTGATTTTGTTGTGCTGTTGTACTCCGGTGGTTTGATAATTTGTCTGAGAAGTTCGTCAACTCCCAACACCCCCCTATAGTTGCACTAGAGAGGAATTCACATAAATAATCAATGGGCGCGTTAGTATCGCTACCAATCACGTCTGCTGCCACGTTTCTGTCATCATGTTTTGGTGCATCATTTGCTGCAGCTTTGAGCTCGACCTTTAGGAGTGTCAGCGGAACGTCGTCTTCGTTTGCGACCCGGCTATTGTACGCAGTATGGCTGCTGTTTAACTCAGTCGTATCGTGGATATCTATGTCGTCGAATCACACTCTGCTCTGGCCCGGACAGACGTGCACGTCGACAGGGGAATGCGGGTTTTTTAGTGTACACAGACTGAACTTCGCTTTGGGTATGATGCATCTCCTGCTAGCTGGCGTTTTGGTTGGAGTAAAATCGACCAAGAACCCGCGTGCACAGCTGCAGAACAGTTGGTGGTGGCTGAAGGTGGCAGCGTACGTGGGGCTGGTTGTGGCGGCGTTTAGGATACCAAATGACTTCTACCTTACATTGTCACAGTGGGTCAGCGTGCCCAGCGGTGCGCTCTTCATTCTAATAGGTCTGGTGCTGCTGGTTGACTTTGCACACGAATGGGCAGAGGTCTGTATACAGCATGTGGAGGAAGAAGATGAACACTCAACTTTCTGGCAGCGTTTCCTAGTGGTCGGAACTGGTGCGCTATATCTCGTGACAATCCTCATGAATGTGGCCATGATTGTCCTCTTCTGCAGAGAATCATGCAACATGAATATTGTTGCTGTGGCCTTGAACATCGTATTCACAATATTGACGACAGCTGCGTCCCTGAACTCTAGGATCCAGGAATTTAACCCGAGGTGCGGGCTTGCCCAAAGTTCTATGGTCGCCACATACTGCACGTACCTCACTATGAGTGCCATGGCGTCTGAGCCCGACGACAAACTATGCAATCCTCTAGTGCGCTCCAGTGGAACACGAAGGTTCTCAGTTGTGCTGGGAGCGTTGTTTACCTTCATTGCGATCGCTTACACTACGACTCGAGCCGCGGCAAACTCCGCTTTCCAAGCATCTAACAGCGGAAGGGTGCACCTACCTGCGGATGATTATATCGAGTACGATGGCGTGAGCGGTACCAGAAGTCAGTTACGTCAAGAAGCCCTGCGGCAGGCCGTCTTGGAGGGTTCTCTCCCAGAGGCTGTACTTTATGAAAACCCGTGGGCCCGCGGACACGGCGATGATGCAAGCGAGACTGATAGCGCTATGGATGATGAGCGCCATGCGGCGAAGTATAACTACTCCCTATTCCATTTGATATTTTTCTTGGCCACGCAGTGGATTGCCATTCTTCTTACGATTAATGTTACTCAGGATGAAGTTGGCGACTTCATACCGGTAGGACGCACATATTTTTACTCCTGGGTTAAAATAGTGAGTGCGTGGATATGCTATTTGCTATATGGATGGACCTTGGTTGCCCCGATGCTTCTGCCAGAGAGGTTCGGCACAGATTTATATTAAACGATGGAGAACGACATCTATATCTACCTCAAACTGTAGAAGTGAACGACAAGCGAAATATAGGAAGCTACTTCTCTAACTCTAAACTTGATTGGCATTACTGTCTAGTCATCGGCATCAGTAATACCTTTCTCTCCGATAACATATACACATTCTTTTTCGGGCATGTCTGGTGAGTCCTGCAGCTTCGCAACCCTTTCTTCTCCTCTACCTTTCCGTAGCAGGATCCGCGTGGCACTCGCGTGTGCGAGCACGTGGCCGCCCACGGGCTTCCTGCCGTCCGCACTGGCAAAGAGGGCAGAGGCGCCGGGGTCGCTCTGGACCTGGTTGGTCATGAAGACTGCGACGTTGTACTCTTCGGCGACCCTATTGAGGCGCGAAAGGTGCTGGTTCAGTTTTTGCTGGCGTTCGTTCAGCTCACCTCTACCACAGTAATCTACACGGAAGTTGGCCATAATTGAATCGACTATGAGAAGTCGATAGTCCCCAGAAGCCAGTTCCTGTCCCAGTTGCTCCACAAGCTCCATCTGGTGTTCGCTGTTAAGCGCTCTCGCGTAGGACACATTTTCAAGACACGCATCGGGGTCAAGATCGTACCGGGCCGCAATCTGCTTGATCCTTTCGGGACGGAACGTCCCCTCCGTGTCGATGTACGCCACCTTGCCCTCTCCACCCCCCATTTCGCGTGGCAGCTGCGCAGTCACACACAGCGTGTGCGACATTTGCGTCTTCCCGCACCGGAACTCGCCAAACACTTCGGTGATGGACATTGTCATCACGCCTCCGCCCAAGATCGAATCCAGCTGCTTGGAGCCCGTGGAGATGGCAAACACTCTCTTTCGAATATCCAATTGCACTGTTGCGGGAATAAACCCAACCTGGATGATTTTTCCCGCGGCCTCCTTCACCTTTTCCACCTTCACCTCGCTGAAACCCTTGATCTTCAGCAGATTGCGTCGTGTCGTGGATAAAACCGTCTTCGTGCTTGTTAGTGTTTCGCTTCTTCCGTGTAAACAACGTCCAAAACCCAACATACGTTCACGCTGAAGATTCCGCTTGCTTTTAGCTTTTGCAAGTCAGATGCGTTAATCCCATAGTTCTGCAGCTCATCAACACTGATGATACTATTATGTATGGTTTCTGCCTCGGTCTCCGTCAGTGCCATCGGCGGTTAATTTATGAATTTATTATGTGACTGTCTGCACGTAGTTTGCAACCCTGATTAGTTATCCCACGCCTAGACACACGATTAGTGCTAGAGTATAGTTATAGTGACCTCAGATCGAAGAAAAGCTTTGGTGGTCAGCATAGCGGGTGCTATTTGCCACTGAAGTCATTATCCTTTTGGGAACTCTGCCGCCAATGATGTATGGGTTGAGATATTATCTAATCAAACTTAGATCACCGGATTATGTAAGGTAAATCAGCTAGTATACATAGGAATGCGGGCGAAGATCAAGCCATCTCCACGTCAGCCGATGTgactgcagctgcagaaggtATCTTCTGTTTCCAGGGCTGCGTTTCTCTAATGGCCAAACCGAAGCGCTTGTCCTTGGATAGCTCGGCGAGCTGGAGGATGCCCTGGACTACGGGGTCGGAGACGTTGAGCTCGTAGTCGGAATGGATCCAGCTTGGAGTAGTAGTAGGACCACCCGTGAGCTTTAGCAGCTCGGGGCTGCCAGTGCTGGTTACTTCAGCCGGGCAAAGCAGAACTGTTATGCTTTCGCGAGCAACAGGGACTGGGAGGGAGTCCTTCAAAAGAGACTTCAGTCTTAAGGAGGAAATACCCAACTGCGGTAGCGGGATCTCGTACCCAGGCAGAGTGGGGTTACTGGCGTCTGTGCCATGCTTACCTGTGGGGTTCACGGCCTTGAGGATGACATCCCAAGGAACCAGTCTGCAGAGCTGTACTGGTTTTTCGTTGGCCAGGTAGTTGTTGGTAACCTCGGCCAGACCCAGCCGCAGGTGTTTCAGTTCTTTCGAAACGGCGTCCCAGTCGGGGCTCTCGGGGTCGAGTGGGAATGCGGCAGTCAGGTGCGCAAGCTTGGTGGGGTACACGCCCTTGCTGTCAAGCTtgtgcagcagctgtcTCGAGGATTTGAGCTTCAAGACGTGCTGCTTGGCAAAGTCACGGCATATCAGACTGGCGCGCGCAAGTAGCTCATCCTTTCTGTGAGATTTGCCGCTGAAGTGGTCGACCGTTTGCAGAGTTAGGAGGCCACGAGGCAAGTCCTTTAGCGGTGCAATCTTCAGGTCAATCAGGTATGCCTCGCCTGACACTACCACGAAGTCGTCGGTTGCGACCGCGCTGTCGTTGGCAGATTTGTTGCTTGCGTCTACGCGTGTCACGTCGGTCGTTTCCACCGATGAGGCAAGCAGAGCAGCCTCCTGGTGTGCCTCGGTCCAATGCACGCCCTTGATATCGCGCTCAGCTACAACGCCCTCGTTCTGGCCTGCAAGGAAGCGCCGCACCCGCCGCACCCGCGACCCCGGTACCACGGCGCAGTTGTAGGACCGCGCCACTGCATCCACGACCCGCCGAATCAGCGTCCCGGTTACCTGCCGTTCGCCAAATGCAGCGGGCAGCTTCTCCGTCGCTTGCGCGCACGCTAGAAGAGACGTCACGCTCTCCTTCGCAATCGTAGCGGCTGCGACCGCATCTGCCTTTGCGCCCAGTAGTGGGCCAGCTGGCACCAGCGCCTGGTCGGCCTCGCGCCGCGTCGTCGGATACACCACCATCGTGTGCGACACCTGCGCGGTGTACCCATCGATGTGGCAGCCCACAGTCAGCTTCACCACGTCGCCCTCGTGCAGGAACCCGGAAATGGCGCTCCGCGCGCCCTGGCAGCTACCGCTGTTCGCTTGCCGGTCCCGGTTCCACCGCTCCATGTTCGCAGCGTCGTCCGTCTCCGGCGCCCATCCCTGGGTGATCTCATCCACGTCGATTGTTGTTGGGTGCGCAATCCCCCGCTCGTTCGCCTTGTTGGCAAACGCCTGCCGTACACAGCGCTCAACAAAAGAGTCCGTCAGCATGCACAGCTCTGCAACGCTGAGAGGCGTGGCCCGCGTGCGGTGGTGGTACGAGTCGTTAATCAACCCGGCCAAGAACCGCAGCGCTGTCTGCGTTATCTGCCCGGCTGTCCTATACTTGTCCACATTGCTCTCGTGCAGCACATTCTTATCCTTCAGCAACACCTGCGTGTCTTCACTTGAAATCGCCAACGCCATCACTCTTCTACGCTGTTGCTCACTGCTCCTCTATCCAGAACT carries:
- the ISC10 gene encoding Isc10p (Syntenic homolog of Saccharomyces cerevisiae YER180C (ISC10)), with the protein product MATSVDENFHQIWAIPSALNLKNKTLNSPTINPLRNGTASQYKPPASILLPNRDYNNEFKSTNSVLPDAPKNPVLDEQTDEIVKYIRKPDPLAIRTRERSISNLSLLTPLNSTYIPESPGLRPDRIDRSLFEGSSMLEPRLVRSFKKCKAPKLLPDTAALNLAILGKPLPGYDIVPLRESDNISNRTLDTDDNCEKKCLAILYSELNGGDLPPFKKELELNEKAEMVHWYDYALYKLFGIDRCGYFTLKAEKRWYQLHPWALLDQDTDDYSVAFGVDDDSLSEADDMDLEEEEFEDFMQRSDLSSILSLDRYLS
- the ARP10 gene encoding Arp10p (Syntenic homolog of Saccharomyces cerevisiae YDR106W (ARP10)); this encodes MEVPVVVQLGNRHCLCGRAGDVDAIDVRQMEPNWMDDDNAVFTLMRSWVHDTIMCAPQRLKIVVLENILLDIPRKKRLCQVLLNRLRVNSVVFLPDVLMACVSAGVSNALVVDVGWEQTAVVPVVDMRILDRDVGVSKLGARWFAAELEQHFAGCGEAVMRSLKVGQGGRYEGNSIPWGDVSAVFERFLGTAGLSVEYDADEYALVPLVLRAVRNLSADVKRNVLPNIVIIGSMARMPGLRQRLIVEIQTEFVCARGIEALSVWQGGSIYTFHSLMHNELDLMEVNRERFKNNGVVPDWQLQRFM
- the TMS1 gene encoding Tms1p (Syntenic homolog of Saccharomyces cerevisiae YDR105C (TMS1)), producing the protein MGALVSLPITSAATFLSSCFGASFAAALSSTFRSVSGTSSSFATRLLYAVWLLFNSVVSWISMSSNHTLLWPGQTCTSTGECGFFSVHRLNFALGMMHLLLAGVLVGVKSTKNPRAQLQNSWWWLKVAAYVGLVVAAFRIPNDFYLTLSQWVSVPSGALFILIGLVLLVDFAHEWAEVCIQHVEEEDEHSTFWQRFLVVGTGALYLVTILMNVAMIVLFCRESCNMNIVAVALNIVFTILTTAASLNSRIQEFNPRCGLAQSSMVATYCTYLTMSAMASEPDDKLCNPLVRSSGTRRFSVVLGALFTFIAIAYTTTRAAANSAFQASNSGRVHLPADDYIEYDGVSGTRSQLRQEALRQAVLEGSLPEAVLYENPWARGHGDDASETDSAMDDERHAAKYNYSLFHLIFFLATQWIAILLTINVTQDEVGDFIPVGRTYFYSWVKIVSAWICYLLYGWTLVAPMLLPERFGTDLY
- the DMC1 gene encoding recombinase DMC1 (Syntenic homolog of Saccharomyces cerevisiae YER179W (DMC1); 1-intron) — protein: MALTETEAETIHNSIISVDELQNYGINASDLQKLKASGIFSVNTVLSTTRRNLLKIKGFSEVKVEKVKEAAGKIIQVGFIPATVQLDIRKRVFAISTGSKQLDSILGGGVMTMSITEVFGEFRCGKTQMSHTLCVTAQLPREMGGGEGKVAYIDTEGTFRPERIKQIAARYDLDPDACLENVSYARALNSEHQMELVEQLGQELASGDYRLLIVDSIMANFRVDYCGRGELNERQQKLNQHLSRLNRVAEEYNVAVFMTNQVQSDPGASALFASADGRKPVGGHVLAHASATRILLRKGRGEERVAKLQDSPDMPEKECVYVIGEKGITDADD
- the ARX1 gene encoding putative hydrolase (Syntenic homolog of Saccharomyces cerevisiae YDR101C (ARX1)) is translated as MALAISSEDTQVLLKDKNVLHESNVDKYRTAGQITQTALRFLAGLINDSYHHRTRATPLSVAELCMLTDSFVERCVRQAFANKANERGIAHPTTIDVDEITQGWAPETDDAANMERWNRDRQANSGSCQGARSAISGFLHEGDVVKLTVGCHIDGYTAQVSHTMVVYPTTRREADQALVPAGPLLGAKADAVAAATIAKESVTSLLACAQATEKLPAAFGERQVTGTLIRRVVDAVARSYNCAVVPGSRVRRVRRFLAGQNEGVVAERDIKGVHWTEAHQEAALLASSVETTDVTRVDASNKSANDSAVATDDFVVVSGEAYLIDLKIAPLKDLPRGLLTLQTVDHFSGKSHRKDELLARASLICRDFAKQHVLKLKSSRQLLHKLDSKGVYPTKLAHLTAAFPLDPESPDWDAVSKELKHLRLGLAEVTNNYLANEKPVQLCRLVPWDVILKAVNPTGKHGTDASNPTLPGYEIPLPQLGISSLRLKSLLKDSLPVPVARESITVLLCPAEVTSTGSPELLKLTGGPTTTPSWIHSDYELNVSDPVVQGILQLAELSKDKRFGLAIRETQPWKQKIPSAAAVTSADVEMA